From Candidatus Doudnabacteria bacterium, a single genomic window includes:
- the secG gene encoding preprotein translocase subunit SecG, whose protein sequence is MSKNILIFTLIAVDVLLIISILLQQREGGLSTVFGGEGNVYRSKRGIALGLHYFTIVLVVVFVALSALIVFLK, encoded by the coding sequence ATGTCCAAAAACATTTTGATCTTTACCCTTATCGCCGTTGACGTGCTGCTGATCATCAGCATCCTGCTGCAGCAGCGCGAAGGCGGGTTGTCCACTGTGTTTGGCGGTGAAGGCAATGTCTACCGTTCCAAACGCGGCATCGCGTTGGGCCTCCATTACTTTACTATTGTCCTGGTCGTCGTGTTTGTGGCTCTGTCCGCTCTCATCGTCTTCCTGAAATAG